One Deltaproteobacteria bacterium DNA segment encodes these proteins:
- a CDS encoding radical SAM protein has protein sequence MNDYFELGPIRPPSEAQSLLIRVTRNCPWNKCEFCHTYKGEQFSFRSVEEIKKDIDGVKAITDEIRQRSWSLGYAGEIHQDLLRTLSNRPARYSHAFHSVIGWLYFGGTQVFLQDANSLLVKTADLVEILNYLKEKFPFIQRITSYARARTLAKKSVSELQELRAAGLTRIHIGMETGYDPLLQYMKKGVTAKEQIQAGKNVVESGISLSEYVMPGLGGIQWWREHAVETARVLNQINPDFIRLRTLYVRHNMPLYRKVEDGEFIRLSDDQVVAEIKLFIETLDGIHSTVVSDHILNLLEEVQGKLPEQREKMIETIDRYLSLPAEERLLYRVGRRLGYYRSLDDLQDLPLRRRMEQMIDEVRRSHNQEGALLSEEAEREIYRLMENYI, from the coding sequence ATGAACGATTATTTTGAACTGGGGCCTATTCGCCCGCCCAGCGAGGCTCAAAGCCTTTTAATTCGGGTGACCCGCAATTGTCCGTGGAATAAGTGTGAATTTTGCCATACTTATAAAGGGGAGCAATTTTCCTTCCGGTCGGTCGAAGAAATCAAGAAAGACATAGATGGCGTCAAGGCGATTACCGATGAAATTCGCCAGCGCTCCTGGAGCCTGGGTTACGCTGGAGAGATCCACCAGGATCTTCTGCGCACCCTCTCCAATCGACCTGCGCGCTATAGCCATGCTTTCCATAGCGTTATCGGATGGTTGTATTTCGGAGGGACTCAAGTCTTCCTTCAGGATGCCAACTCCCTCCTGGTCAAGACTGCCGACTTGGTGGAGATACTCAATTACTTGAAAGAAAAATTTCCCTTCATCCAGCGCATTACCAGTTACGCCCGGGCCAGGACCCTGGCCAAAAAATCCGTATCCGAGCTGCAGGAACTCCGTGCGGCCGGCCTCACCCGCATCCATATCGGGATGGAGACCGGTTACGATCCTCTTTTGCAATATATGAAGAAAGGGGTCACGGCCAAAGAACAAATTCAGGCCGGGAAAAATGTAGTGGAATCGGGTATCTCTCTTTCCGAATACGTCATGCCGGGTCTGGGGGGAATCCAATGGTGGCGGGAACACGCGGTGGAAACTGCCAGGGTGTTGAATCAAATCAATCCTGATTTTATCCGCTTACGCACCCTATACGTACGCCACAATATGCCCCTGTATCGCAAAGTCGAAGACGGTGAATTTATCCGGCTCTCGGACGACCAAGTCGTCGCGGAGATCAAGCTCTTCATCGAAACCCTCGACGGTATTCACAGTACGGTGGTAAGCGACCACATCTTAAATCTATTGGAAGAAGTGCAGGGTAAGCTTCCCGAACAGCGGGAAAAGATGATTGAGACCATCGACCGCTATCTGTCTTTACCCGCAGAGGAGCGCCTTCTCTACCGGGTGGGCCGGAGGCTGGGTTATTATCGGAGTCTCGATGACCTGCAAGACTTGCCCCTCCGGCGGCGGATGGAGCAAATGATCGATGAAGTTCGGCGCTCCCATAACCAAGAAGGAGCCCTGCTCTCCGAGGAAGCTGAAAGAGAGATTTACCGCCTGATGGAAAATTACATTTGA